One window from the genome of Anguilla rostrata isolate EN2019 chromosome 5, ASM1855537v3, whole genome shotgun sequence encodes:
- the LOC135255214 gene encoding synaptotagmin-5 isoform X1, which yields MPYRDEEYPGQPLWQSVLFFCCKGMIEGITILLFAWLLVQVLFSKHLEVHLQVLLGVGLAVFCFCLILGCVLCWRRGKPRPPEDKEAAMSLPPLPADHVNLALSGSSPLAVTVPVKQQYEELEGDVLEYPSPYGCSSPSPSPPPSPSEDDFAALPSSPRPRAASELNEHPKSHFPLRRLSTPAGSSYKPAVHGRASLPSLPKLGLVSKTRRALERRCTVTGDSFLDGERSRLQPSPAPEGSPSALRYGSGSCRKPPLRLHFTLLFSPARGTLTVAVLGLLGASRRLGGVFVRASLPPLCPAPLQSAARRRSLSPEFQSQTFVLQVGSVEQLRGCALQLAVFARDFSGLREAPLGDLELPCGEIDWEPDYAISFTKELRPAKYKLRKSLSSVDALSRKEPVCMPRVLGQLFVLLQYQTLAHRIKVMVRKAENLAKLTRMPGAPDHYVVINLRKKGVVIGTKETKGAGGYNAVWNAPFLFDLPPGDVNQLPLVLEFIVMQGRIYTKGSVLGRVLIGREAPETGQTHWKDMCSRGQVETARWHAIQPDSP from the exons ATGCCTTACCGGGACGAGGAGTACCCCGGGCAGCCTCTGTGGCAGTCGGTCCTCTTCTTCTGCTGCAAGGGGATGATCGAGGGCATCACCATCCTGCTCTTCGCGTGGCTCCTGGTGCAGGTGCTGTTCAGCAAACACCTGGAAG TGCACCTGCAGGTCCTTCTGGGAGTGGGCCTGGCCGTCTTCTGCTTCTGCCTGATCCTGGGCTGCGTTCTGTGCTGGCGGCGCgggaaaccccgcccccccgaggACAAAGAGGCGgcgatgtcacttcctcccCTGCCCGCCGATCACGTGAACCTGGCCCTGAGCGGCTCCTCCCCCTTGGCCGTGACCGTCCCCGTCAAGCAGCAGTACGAGGAGCTGGAGGGGGACGTGCTCGAGTACCCCTCCCCCTACggctgctcctccccctccccctcccctcccccctccccttctgagGACGATTTCGCCGCCCTGCCCAGCTCCCCGCGGCCCCGCGCGGCGTCCGAGCTCAACGAGCACCCGAAATCCCACTTCCCCCTCCGCAGGCTCAGCACCCCCGCCGGCTCCTCCTACAAGCCGGCGGTCCACGGCCGGgcctccctgccctccctgccCAAGCTGGGCCTGGTGTCCAAGACGCGGCGGGCGCTGGAGCGGCGCTGCACGGTCACGGGCGACAGCTTCCTGGACGGCGAGCGCAGCCGGCTCCagccgagccccgcccccgaggGCTCGCCCTCCGCGCTCCGGTACGGCTCCGGCTCCTGCCGCAAGCCGCCGCTCCGCCTCCACTTCACCCTGCTCTTCTCGCCGGCGCGCGGCACGCTCACCGTCGCCGTCCTCGGCCTGCTGGGGGCCTCCCGCCGGCTGGGCGGGGTCTTCGTGCGCGCCTCCCTGCCCccgctctgccccgcccccctgcagtCCGCCGCCCGGAGGCGGAGCCTCAGCCCCGAGTTCCAGAGCCAGACCTTCGTGCTGCAGGTGGGCTCGGTGGAGCAGCTCCGCGGCTGCGCGCTGCAGCTGGCCGTCTTCGCCCGCGACTTCTCCGGCCTGCGGGAGGCGCCGCTGGGAGACCTGGAGCTGCCCTGCGGGGAGATAGACTGGGAGCCTGACTACGCCATTTCTTTCACCAAGGAGCTCAGGCCAGCCAAGTACAAGCTGAGAAAG AGCCTGAGCTCCGTGGATGCGTTGAGTCGGAAGGAGCCCGTCTGCATGCCCCGGGTCCTGGGCCAGCTCTTCGTCCTGCTGCAGTATCAGACGTTGGCCCATCGCATCAAGGTCATGGTCCGCAAGGCCGAGAACCTGGCCAAGCTCACCAGAATGCCCGGGGCACCAG ACCACTATGTGGTGATAAACCTGCGTAAGAAGGGCGTGGTGATTGGCACCAAGGAGACGAAGGGAGCCGGCGGGTACAATGCCGTGTGGAACGCCCCTTTCTTGTTTGACCTACCACCTGGGGATGTCAATCAACTGCCCCTTGTCTTGGAGTTCATTGTCATGCAG GGGCGGATTTACACGAAGGGCAGCGTTCTGGGCCGCGTCCTGATTGGCCGCGAGGCTCCAGAGACAGGGCAGACACACTGGAAGGACATGTGCAGCCGGGGGCAGGTGGAGACAGCCCGCTGGCACGCCATCCAGCCCGACTCACCTTAG
- the LOC135255214 gene encoding synaptotagmin-5 isoform X2, with product MLHFTFDVHLQVLLGVGLAVFCFCLILGCVLCWRRGKPRPPEDKEAAMSLPPLPADHVNLALSGSSPLAVTVPVKQQYEELEGDVLEYPSPYGCSSPSPSPPPSPSEDDFAALPSSPRPRAASELNEHPKSHFPLRRLSTPAGSSYKPAVHGRASLPSLPKLGLVSKTRRALERRCTVTGDSFLDGERSRLQPSPAPEGSPSALRYGSGSCRKPPLRLHFTLLFSPARGTLTVAVLGLLGASRRLGGVFVRASLPPLCPAPLQSAARRRSLSPEFQSQTFVLQVGSVEQLRGCALQLAVFARDFSGLREAPLGDLELPCGEIDWEPDYAISFTKELRPAKYKLRKSLSSVDALSRKEPVCMPRVLGQLFVLLQYQTLAHRIKVMVRKAENLAKLTRMPGAPDHYVVINLRKKGVVIGTKETKGAGGYNAVWNAPFLFDLPPGDVNQLPLVLEFIVMQGRIYTKGSVLGRVLIGREAPETGQTHWKDMCSRGQVETARWHAIQPDSP from the exons ATGTTGCATTTTACGTTTGATG TGCACCTGCAGGTCCTTCTGGGAGTGGGCCTGGCCGTCTTCTGCTTCTGCCTGATCCTGGGCTGCGTTCTGTGCTGGCGGCGCgggaaaccccgcccccccgaggACAAAGAGGCGgcgatgtcacttcctcccCTGCCCGCCGATCACGTGAACCTGGCCCTGAGCGGCTCCTCCCCCTTGGCCGTGACCGTCCCCGTCAAGCAGCAGTACGAGGAGCTGGAGGGGGACGTGCTCGAGTACCCCTCCCCCTACggctgctcctccccctccccctcccctcccccctccccttctgagGACGATTTCGCCGCCCTGCCCAGCTCCCCGCGGCCCCGCGCGGCGTCCGAGCTCAACGAGCACCCGAAATCCCACTTCCCCCTCCGCAGGCTCAGCACCCCCGCCGGCTCCTCCTACAAGCCGGCGGTCCACGGCCGGgcctccctgccctccctgccCAAGCTGGGCCTGGTGTCCAAGACGCGGCGGGCGCTGGAGCGGCGCTGCACGGTCACGGGCGACAGCTTCCTGGACGGCGAGCGCAGCCGGCTCCagccgagccccgcccccgaggGCTCGCCCTCCGCGCTCCGGTACGGCTCCGGCTCCTGCCGCAAGCCGCCGCTCCGCCTCCACTTCACCCTGCTCTTCTCGCCGGCGCGCGGCACGCTCACCGTCGCCGTCCTCGGCCTGCTGGGGGCCTCCCGCCGGCTGGGCGGGGTCTTCGTGCGCGCCTCCCTGCCCccgctctgccccgcccccctgcagtCCGCCGCCCGGAGGCGGAGCCTCAGCCCCGAGTTCCAGAGCCAGACCTTCGTGCTGCAGGTGGGCTCGGTGGAGCAGCTCCGCGGCTGCGCGCTGCAGCTGGCCGTCTTCGCCCGCGACTTCTCCGGCCTGCGGGAGGCGCCGCTGGGAGACCTGGAGCTGCCCTGCGGGGAGATAGACTGGGAGCCTGACTACGCCATTTCTTTCACCAAGGAGCTCAGGCCAGCCAAGTACAAGCTGAGAAAG AGCCTGAGCTCCGTGGATGCGTTGAGTCGGAAGGAGCCCGTCTGCATGCCCCGGGTCCTGGGCCAGCTCTTCGTCCTGCTGCAGTATCAGACGTTGGCCCATCGCATCAAGGTCATGGTCCGCAAGGCCGAGAACCTGGCCAAGCTCACCAGAATGCCCGGGGCACCAG ACCACTATGTGGTGATAAACCTGCGTAAGAAGGGCGTGGTGATTGGCACCAAGGAGACGAAGGGAGCCGGCGGGTACAATGCCGTGTGGAACGCCCCTTTCTTGTTTGACCTACCACCTGGGGATGTCAATCAACTGCCCCTTGTCTTGGAGTTCATTGTCATGCAG GGGCGGATTTACACGAAGGGCAGCGTTCTGGGCCGCGTCCTGATTGGCCGCGAGGCTCCAGAGACAGGGCAGACACACTGGAAGGACATGTGCAGCCGGGGGCAGGTGGAGACAGCCCGCTGGCACGCCATCCAGCCCGACTCACCTTAG
- the LOC135255214 gene encoding synaptotagmin-5 isoform X3, whose translation MSLPPLPADHVNLALSGSSPLAVTVPVKQQYEELEGDVLEYPSPYGCSSPSPSPPPSPSEDDFAALPSSPRPRAASELNEHPKSHFPLRRLSTPAGSSYKPAVHGRASLPSLPKLGLVSKTRRALERRCTVTGDSFLDGERSRLQPSPAPEGSPSALRYGSGSCRKPPLRLHFTLLFSPARGTLTVAVLGLLGASRRLGGVFVRASLPPLCPAPLQSAARRRSLSPEFQSQTFVLQVGSVEQLRGCALQLAVFARDFSGLREAPLGDLELPCGEIDWEPDYAISFTKELRPAKYKLRKSLSSVDALSRKEPVCMPRVLGQLFVLLQYQTLAHRIKVMVRKAENLAKLTRMPGAPDHYVVINLRKKGVVIGTKETKGAGGYNAVWNAPFLFDLPPGDVNQLPLVLEFIVMQGRIYTKGSVLGRVLIGREAPETGQTHWKDMCSRGQVETARWHAIQPDSP comes from the exons atgtcacttcctcccCTGCCCGCCGATCACGTGAACCTGGCCCTGAGCGGCTCCTCCCCCTTGGCCGTGACCGTCCCCGTCAAGCAGCAGTACGAGGAGCTGGAGGGGGACGTGCTCGAGTACCCCTCCCCCTACggctgctcctccccctccccctcccctcccccctccccttctgagGACGATTTCGCCGCCCTGCCCAGCTCCCCGCGGCCCCGCGCGGCGTCCGAGCTCAACGAGCACCCGAAATCCCACTTCCCCCTCCGCAGGCTCAGCACCCCCGCCGGCTCCTCCTACAAGCCGGCGGTCCACGGCCGGgcctccctgccctccctgccCAAGCTGGGCCTGGTGTCCAAGACGCGGCGGGCGCTGGAGCGGCGCTGCACGGTCACGGGCGACAGCTTCCTGGACGGCGAGCGCAGCCGGCTCCagccgagccccgcccccgaggGCTCGCCCTCCGCGCTCCGGTACGGCTCCGGCTCCTGCCGCAAGCCGCCGCTCCGCCTCCACTTCACCCTGCTCTTCTCGCCGGCGCGCGGCACGCTCACCGTCGCCGTCCTCGGCCTGCTGGGGGCCTCCCGCCGGCTGGGCGGGGTCTTCGTGCGCGCCTCCCTGCCCccgctctgccccgcccccctgcagtCCGCCGCCCGGAGGCGGAGCCTCAGCCCCGAGTTCCAGAGCCAGACCTTCGTGCTGCAGGTGGGCTCGGTGGAGCAGCTCCGCGGCTGCGCGCTGCAGCTGGCCGTCTTCGCCCGCGACTTCTCCGGCCTGCGGGAGGCGCCGCTGGGAGACCTGGAGCTGCCCTGCGGGGAGATAGACTGGGAGCCTGACTACGCCATTTCTTTCACCAAGGAGCTCAGGCCAGCCAAGTACAAGCTGAGAAAG AGCCTGAGCTCCGTGGATGCGTTGAGTCGGAAGGAGCCCGTCTGCATGCCCCGGGTCCTGGGCCAGCTCTTCGTCCTGCTGCAGTATCAGACGTTGGCCCATCGCATCAAGGTCATGGTCCGCAAGGCCGAGAACCTGGCCAAGCTCACCAGAATGCCCGGGGCACCAG ACCACTATGTGGTGATAAACCTGCGTAAGAAGGGCGTGGTGATTGGCACCAAGGAGACGAAGGGAGCCGGCGGGTACAATGCCGTGTGGAACGCCCCTTTCTTGTTTGACCTACCACCTGGGGATGTCAATCAACTGCCCCTTGTCTTGGAGTTCATTGTCATGCAG GGGCGGATTTACACGAAGGGCAGCGTTCTGGGCCGCGTCCTGATTGGCCGCGAGGCTCCAGAGACAGGGCAGACACACTGGAAGGACATGTGCAGCCGGGGGCAGGTGGAGACAGCCCGCTGGCACGCCATCCAGCCCGACTCACCTTAG